The Halorubrum salinarum genome segment CCTCGACGGTGATCGCCGACAGCGCGCTCCAGTCGCTGGAGACCGGCGAGCTGGAGTACATGGCCCGCCAGCTCGCGGAGATCATCGAGGAGGGGGGCGACCGCATGGCGATCTTAACCCACGACAACCCCGAGCCGGACTCGATCGCGTCCGCCACCGCGCTCCAAGCCATCGCCGAAGCGTTCGGCGTCGACGCCGACATCATCTACTCCGGCGACGTGGGCCACCAAGAGAACCGCGCGTTCGTCAACCTCCTCGGAATCGACCTGCTCGCCCGCGGGGAGGCCCCGGCGCTCTCGGAGTACGCGACCGTCGCGGCCGTCGACCTCGCGAAGGCCGCGGCCGAGGACCTCGACCTCGACGTGTCCGTCGACATCTACCTCGACCACCTGGAATCCGAGGTGCCGTTCGACGCGCGGTTCGTCGACGTGCGCACCAACGTCTCCTCGACGTCGACGATCCTCACGAAGTACCTCCAGGAGTTCGACCAGTCGCCCTCGGAGGCGGTCGCGACCGCGCTGCTGTACGGGATCCGCGCCGAGACGCTCGACTTCAAGCGCGACACGACGCCGGCCGACCTGACCGCGGCCGCGTACCTCCACCCGTTCGCGAACCACGACACCCTCGAACAGGTGGAGTCGCCGTCGATGAGCCCGGAGACGCTGGACGTGCTCGCGGAGGCGATCCAGAACCGCGAGGTCCAGGGGAGCCACCTCTTCTCGACGGCCGGGTTCATCCGCGATCGCGAGGCGCTCGCGCAGGCGGCCCAGCACCTCCTCAACCTGGAGGGGATCACGACGACGGCCGTGCTGGGCATCGCCGACGAGAAGATCTACCTCGCGGCCCGTTCAAAGGACATCCGACTGAACATCGGCAACGTCCTCGACGAGGCGTTCTCGGAGATGGGCGACGCCGCGGGCCACTCGACGCAGGGGTCGCTCGAGATCCCGCTCGGCATCTTCACCGGCATCGAGGCGAGCGGCGAGAACCGCGACACGCTCCTCCACCTCACCGAGGAGGCGGTCCGCCGGAAGCTGTTCGACGCGCTCGGCGTCGAGGGCGGCAGCGGCGACGGCTCGAACGGCTCCTGACCTGCCGATTCGGGACGGATCGCACCCGCGTCCCGGCGGGGTCGTTTTCCGGCTCGGTCCCGTACCTGCGACCGCCACGCCGCATGTACGTTCCCGAGGAACCGCCGCCGGACTGTCCCGCCTGCGGCGACCCGTACGACTCGGTCTCCCGCCACACCGGGGGGTTCGTGGCGAACCTGCTCGACAACGAGCGCTACCAGCGGGTCTGTTTCTACCCCGCGACCGACGGTGGCGAGCCAGCTTTCGACTGCTATCACCACACGCACGCACAGGCCGGGACGGACGGCGACTGACCGCGAGGAACTCGGACGGCGGCTAGCTGAGAGGAGAGAACCGACGGCGGCTGACGCCGGTAATGACGACTGACCGCGAGGGCGCAGGGCTGCCTCGGCGGTCGCGCCGCGCTCAGAAGTCGTCGCCTTCGGTGATCGAAGTGTACGAGCCGATCAGCGCGCCCGAGAGGTCGACGCCCTCCAGGGTGGCGCCCGTGTCGATCACGGAGTTGCGGACCTCGGAGTCGGTAATCGTCGCGTCCTCGAAGACGACCGCGCGGTCGAGCGTCGAGTCGGTCACCGTCGCGCCCGACATGACGTGGACCACGTCGCCGAGGTCGCTCCCCTCGACGGTCGCGTCGTCGGCGACGAGCGTCCCGCCGTCGAGCGCGTACTCGACCGCGTCGAGGTAGGAGTCGGCGGTGCCGATGTCGAACCACGCGCCGTCGAAGGTGAACGCGTGGACCGCGCCGCGCCGCTGGAGCCACTGGAGGAACCAGCCCGGCTCGTCCGGGTTGTTGTCGTCATCGAGATAGGTGGTGAGCTTCGGGAGCGTCTCCGCGGGGAACGCGTAGCAGGCGATGGAGACGAGCGTCGACTGCGGGTCGTCGGGCTTCTCCTGGAAGTCGACCACCTCGTCGCCGTCCAGTTGGACGAGCCCGTACGACTTCGCGCGCTCGCGGTCGCCCACGTCGTAGGCCGCCAGCGTCGGCGTCCCCTTGTCCTCGAAGAAGTCGGCGAAGTCGGCCAGATCGAAGCTGATCATGTTGTCGCCGGCGACGACGATCAGGTCGTCGTCGACGCCCTCGCGGTCGACGAGCTGTTCGAGCGCCCCCACCACGCCGAACTTCTCGTCCTCCTCGACGGTCTCCTCGACCGACAGTGTCGGCTTCTCGAACGGGCTCTCGTCGAGGTACTCGGCGAACGTGTCGGCGAAGCGCTCGTTCGTCGAGACGAACACCTCGTCGACTCGGTCGTCGGCCTCTAAGTCCTCGAATATCTCGTCGATGACGGTGTTCTCGCCCACCGGCAGGAACATCTTCGGCCGGTGTTCGGTGATCGGCCAGAGTCTGGTCGCGTAGCCACCCGCGAGTACGACGGCTTTCATACCCCTCCCGTCTCGCCCCGGTGACATACCTCTTGTGCCCGCGTCGGTCGCCCCGTACGTCTTTTGAGCGCCCGCCGCGAACCCGGCGCATGGAGACGACCCGCCAGCGGATCGCGGACGCGCTCCGGGAGGAGCCGCGGACGGCGAGCGACCTCGCCGAGACGCTGTCGCTGCCGACGCCGACCGTGTACGAACACCTCGACCACGTCTCGCGGTCGGTCCGAGAGGGGAACGCCGGCGGCGGCGACGCGGACGAGGAGTTCCTCGTCGCGCCGCCGACCTGCCGCGAGTGCGGGTTCGACGGCTTCGACGACCCGGTCAACGAGCCGTCGCGGTGTCCCGAGTGTAAGAGCGAGCGGATCGAGGAGCCCGCGTTCGTGATCCGGTAGGGAGACGGGGCGGCGTTACAGCTCGTCCAGCAGCGTCGCCGCCGCGTCGGCCGAGGAGCCCGGGCCGCGCGCGGTGATCAGGTCGCCGTCGACCGTGACGCTCGTGTCGGCGTCGAGTTCGGCGTCCCAGTCGGCGCCGGCGAGGACGACCTCGTCTTCGACCCAGTACGGGAGCTTCCGGCCGTCCGGCAGCACGTCGTCCTCGTCGACGATGTCCTCCTCCCACGCGTTCGGGAAGCCGGTCACCGAGCGGCCCTCGACGAGCGGCGTCCCGTCCGCCTCGCGGGTGAACCCGAGGATGCCGACCGCGTGACAGACGACGAGGGCGACGCCGTCGTCGCCCGCGACCGCGTCGAGCAGGAGCTGGCGGGCGTGGCGGTCCTGGTTCACGTCCCAGACGGTCCCGTGGCCGCCGGGGAGGACGACGGCGTCGTAGCCGTCGGCCTCGACCGTCGCGATCGGCTCCGGATGGTTGAGTTCGGGGTGGCCCTCGTCGACCTCGCGAAGCTCCGCGACGCGTTCCTCGCCGCCCGCGGCCTCCGGGTCGAGCGACCGCTCGTCGACGACCGGCGGCGACCCGGACGGCGTCGCGACCGTCACGTCGACGCCCTCGCTTTCGAGCGTCGTCAGCGGCTCGATACACTCCTCGGCCCAGTACCCCTCTTCGCTCACGACGAATAGCGCGCTGGTCATGTGTACGCCCCCGTTGACGCCCCCGACACAAAAGGCGCCCGCGCCCGGCAGCGACGAGGGGCGGCGCTGAGTTTATAACTGACCGCAGCGGTGCGGTCGGCGCGCGCCGCCGAGCGGCCGCCCGCGGCGGCCGCGAGGTGCGCGTGCGAGGGACGCGGCGACCGGAGCGAAGCGACGGGAGCCGCGAGGCTGGGGAGGCGTGAGGCTGCGGTCGCTGTGCGGTGCGGGGCTGGGACTCAAAGGGGCAGCCGTGAGGACGGAGTACGGCGCAGTAAGCGCCGCAGCGACTGAGCGAGCAACGCGAGCGACCGAGCGAGGCGCGCAACAAGCCGCGCGAGTCCTCACGGCTGGGGCTTTGGAGGAGTTCGTCGCCGCTGCGTAGTCGACTATTTATAAGCGGCTAACCAGAAAATTCGCGGGGTTCACCGCGGTTCCGCTGCGGACGGGTTATTCGTCGCCCTGCGCGTCGACGATCACGACCTCGCCGTCCTCGACGGTGACGTTGATCAGCGTCTTCACGTTGTAGTCGGTGTCGTCGAGCTCGTTCGGGCCGGCCTTCTTGATCACGGCGACGACGTCGACGACCTCCGCGCCGACCTCGTCGGTGAGCGCGTCGAGGATGGCCTTCATCGTGCCGCCCGTCGAGAGCACGTCGTCGAGCACGAGCACGCGGTCGCCCTCCTCGACGTCGTTGATGTACATCTCCGACTCGGAGTAGCCGGTCTCCTGGAACAGCGGGACCTCGCCGTCGAGGCCGTACTGGCGCTTCCGGATGACGACCAGCGGGATGTCGGTCATCAGCGAGAGCGCGGTCGAGATGTGGATCCCCATCGCCGCGGGGGTGACGATCTTGTCGACGTTCTCCAGCTCCGCCTTCCGGATGATCCGGATGACGATCTCCCGGAGCAGCTCCGGTTCGAGCATGGGGACGCCGTCGCTGATCGGGTGGACGAAGTACTGGTACTCGCCTTTCTCGATGATCGGCGCGTCGAGGAGCGACTGCCGCAACTGGTCCATGTCGCGGGTACTCGGGCGGATTAATAAAGCGTGGCGATCCCCGAGTTCCGTGGAGTCCGGTGGCACGGAGCGAGGCACGGAGGTGAGCCGAAGGCGGTGGGCGGGCCGGCGCGACTTACCCGCCCGTCACGTGGCGCTCCATCGCTTCGACGGTCGGACTGAGCATGTCGGTGAGTCCGCGGTCCGCGTCGGCCGCTGGGGCCCACTCCTCGGACGTCAGGTAGTCGCCGACCTCGTGGACCGTCGCGGCGTCCGCACCGCGGTAGCGGGACACCGCCCACAGCGCCGCCGACTCCATACAGAGAGTCACGACTCCTTCATCGCGGTAGCGCTCGACCTCGGGAACCGTCTCGCGGTACATCGCGCTGGTCGTCCACGTCGTTCCGCGTGGCGTGTCGAAGCCGGCGCGCGACAGCGACGCGTCGAGTTCGTCGACGAGCGACGCGGTCGGTGTCACCGGCTCCTCCGGGGGGAGATAGTGGTGTGAGACCCCCTCGTCGCGGATGGCGTCCGTCGGGAGGATGGCGGCGTCCGGGGCGATGTCGGGCTGGAGCGCGGCGCCGCCGCCGAGCATCGCGACCGCTTCGGCCCCGGCGGCGATAACGTTCTCCGTGACGGTCGCGGTCACCGGTGCGCCGATCCCCGACTCGTGGACGGGCACGTAGCCGACCGCCTCGGAGAGCAACTCGATGTGTTGTCCCCTGACGATCTCGACACGGTCGTCGCTCTCTTCGCGTACCGCGTCAGTGAGCTCGGCCTGGTAGCCGAGCAAGACGGCCGGCGGCCCGTCAGGGAGCCCGTCGCCTTGCGTCGCGACGGCATCAGCGGGCGAGAAGAGCGCGTCGGCGTCGTACTTGTCGCCGAAGTGCGGGATCATTCGAACTCCGGCTCCCGTTTCTCCAAGAACGCCCGCATCCCCTCGCGCTGGTCGTGGGTGCCGAACAGGCCGGCCCACGCCCGGCGTTCGAGGGCGTGACCGGTCGCCGCCGTGCCCTCGCCGGCCGCGTTCAGCGCCTCCTTCGCGGCGCGCAGCGCGGTCGCGGGCTTCGCCGCCAGCTCGCCGGCCAGCTCGTCGATCCGGTCGTCGAACTCCTCGTCGGCGACGACCTCGCCGACGAAGCCCACCTCGGCGGCCTCGGCCGCGTCGATGCGCTCGCCGAGGAAGATCAGCCGGCGGGCCACCTCGTCGCCGACGAGGGGCGGGAGACGCTGGGTGCCGCCCCAGCCCGGGATGATGCCGAGGTCGATCTCGGTCTGCCCGAGGACGGCGCTCTCGGCCGCGACGCGGAGGTCGCAGGCCAAGGCGAGCTCGCAGCCGCCGCCGAATGCGTAGCCGTCGACCGCGGCGACCGTTGGCGCCGGGAACGACTCAATTGCGTCCGCGACGCGGTGGCCGAGCTCCGCGTACGCCTGCGCCTCCGGCGTCGACATCTCGACCATGTAGGAGATGTCGGCGCCGGCGACGAACGCCTCGTCGCCCGCGCCGGCGATCACGAGGGCGCGCGCGTCGCGGTCGGCCGCCTCGTCCAGCGCGTCCTCGATCGCTTCGAGCGTCTCGACGGTGAGCGCGTTGAGCTGTTCCGGTCGGTCGACGGTGATCGTCGCGACGCCGCGGTCGTCGACGTCGAAGGAGATGGTGTCCCGGTTCATACGGGCCCCGTCGCGGGGCGGCGTGAAAACAATTCGGCAGCCGGATCCGGAGGTCGGGAGTCGGAGCAGCCGAGCGCACTCCGGCCCCCGTCAGACCTCTTCGCGGCTGTCGATGCCGGTGTAGATGAACCACGCCGTCGTGTACACGCCGACGAACAGGAGGTAGCCGACGATCAGCCCCCCGAGCTGGCGGCTCGCGAGCCCGCCGGGGAGCGTCCGCGAGAGGATGCCGAGCGCGAGCACGAAGACGACGAGCGAGAACAGCCCCGAAAGGGCGTACACGCCGAGGTCAGAGGTGAGGCGGTCGCGCACGCTCCCACCAACGAGGTCCCGTTACATACCCCCATCGGTCGCGCGTCGGTTCGCCCCGTGGCGGGTCGTCGACCGCCGCGAGTCGTCGACCGTCGCGGGTTGGCAGCGACCGCGGCTTGGCAGCGACCGCGACCCGTTGCGCGGATTGCAACCCCTATATGCCCCCGGCCACACGTACCGGTATGAACGGGAACCGGTTCGGCCGACTCTTCCAGCTGACGACCTACGGCGAGAGCCACGGCGACGCGATGGGCGTCACCGTCTCCGGCGTGCCCGCGGGCGTCGAGCTCGACGAGGAGGCCATCCAGGCGCAGCTTGACCGGCGCAAGCCGGGGCAGTCGATGATCACCACCTCGCGCGGCGAGCCCGACGAGGTCGTCGTCAACTCCGGCGTTCAGGACGGGTACACCACCGGAACGCCGATCGGCATGGTGATCCAGAACAAGGACGCGCGCTCGGGGAAGTACGAGCCGTACGTCACGGCGCCGCGCCCCTCGCACGGCGACTACACCTACTCGGCGAAGTTCGGCACGCGCAACTGGGGCGGCGGCGGGCGCTCCTCAGCCCGGGAGACGGTGAACTGGGTCGCGGCCGGCGCCGTCGCGGAGCAGGTCCTCGACGCCTCGGACCACGACGTACAGATCAAGGCTCACGTTAACCGGATCGGTGAGGTCGAGGCCGACCCGGTGAGCTTCGAGCAGCTGCTCGAACGCAGCGAGGAGAACGACGTGCGCTGCGCCGACCCGGACGCGGCCGCCGAGATGCAGGAGCTGATCGAGGAGTACCAGGAGAAGGGCGACTCAATCGGCGGCTCGATCTACTTCGAGTGCCGCGGCGTCCCGCGCGGGCTCGGCGCGCCGCGCTTCGACGGCTTCCCGAGCCGGCTCGGGCAGGCGATGTTCTCCATCCCGGCGACGACGGGCGTCGAGTTCGGACTCGGGAAAGGCGCCGTCGACGTGACGGGCAGCGAGCGCAACGAGGACTGGACGTTCGACGACGGCGAGTCGTTCGAGCACGTCGAGAGCGACGAGGGCGACCCGGTCCCCGTCGGCAACGACCACGGCGGCCTCCAGGGCGGGATCACGACCGGCGAGCCGATCTACGGCGAGGCGACGTGGCACGCGCCCACGTCGATCCCGAAGAAGCAGCGCTCCGCCGACTGGGAGACGGGCGAGGAGAAGGAGATCCAGGTCGTCGGCCGCCACGACCCGGTCCTCCCGCCGCGGGCGGTCCCCGTCGTCGAGGCGATGCTGTACTGTACCGTCCTCGACTTCATGCTGCTCGGCGGTCGGATCAACCCCGACCGCGTCGACGGGAACCCGGGCCAGTACGACACCGAGTACCACCCGAGCAGCCCGCGCAACGAGTAACGAGCGACCGGCCCCCTCCGCGGATCAGCCCGCCTATTCTCCCGGCGACCACTCGCAGGCGTTCCCCGCGACGAGGTCGTTCTCGTCGATGTGTGCGGACAGACACGCGTAGTTACAGAAGTAGGTCGGCGAGCCGCACCCGTCGTCGCAGTCGCGCACGCAGACCGGGTCGTGGTCGAAGATCCGCGAGTCGCAGTACGCGCAGGTCTCGTCGGCGTCCGGCGTCGACACGGTCGTGGACATACGTGAGACTGCCGCGGCGCAGCGACGAAAAGGCGTCGGGCGCCCGGACGGCTCACACCACGACGACGGCGTCGACGACGACGAGCAGCACGAAGCCGACGAGGAAGGCGCCGGTCGCGGCGTCGGCGTGGCCGTGCCCGTGCGAGGAGGGGATCAGCTCACGGAAGACGACCGCGAGCATCGCCCCGGCGGCGAAGCCGGAGGAGACGGGAAACAGCCCCGCGGCGACCGAGACGAGCGTGAAACCGAAGGCGGAGGCGGCGACCTGGGGCACCACCCCAGACAGCGTCGTGTACCAGAGGACGCGGGCGTTCGACATGCCGGTGTCCGCCATCGGCACGGCGAAGGCGAACCCGTCGGGCACGTTCTGGAGCCCGATCACGACCGCCAGCAGCAGCGCCACCTCCTCTAACCCGGAGGCGAACGCGACGCCGATCGCCAGCCCCTCGGGGGCGTTGTGGAGCGTGATCGCCCCGCCGATGAGCAGCGCCTTCCGGAGCGTCACCTCCCGGGCGGCCGCGTCAGATTCGGCCGGATCGGCGGCGGCCTCGTCGACGGCGTCCTCGTCGTCATCGCCGGCGGTCGGCCGGCCGCTCTCGCCCGTCCGCATCGATTCGGCGTCGTCGCCCGTCGCTCCGCCCTCCGGGAGCCACTCCCGGTACTGCGCGTGGAGGTGCGGAATGGCGTAGTTGCCGCCGAGGAGCACGATCCCGCCGAGGAACACCCCGATCATCACTGCGGAGAGGGTCCCCTCCTCCAGACCGGGAATGATCAGCCCGAAGACGCTGGCGGCGACCATCAGCCCCGCGGCGAGGCCGAGCGCCGCGTCGTACACGCGGTGCGTGACCTTCGAGCGGAAGAAGACGGGTAACGCGCCCAGTCCCGTCGCGAGCCCCGCGACGGTGGTGACTCCCAGGAGGGCCGGCAGCGTTGTCATGCCCGTCGGTTCCGCGCCCGGCGGGATAAAGACGGGCGACCGAGTCGACGGGCTCTCTCGCCTCGGCTCCCTACCGGACCGCGATCCCGCGGAGGTCGCCGCCGTACGCCCAGCCCGCGACGAGAAGCGTCGCCGCCGCGCTCGCGGGGAGGACCGAGAACCACCCGACGGTCGTCCCGACGCCGAAGCGCACGCCCAGTCCCGCCGCGACCCACAGCGCCGCGGCCGCCGCGAGCACGAGGAGGCCGCCCGTGACGCGGCGGTCCTCGCGGCCGAGCGCGACCCCGCTCGTGGCGCTCCCGGCCGCGAGCAGGTGGAACCCAAGCGCGAGCGGCCACGCCCGGATCGACGGCGGGAGCGTCGCGAACGGCCGCGGCTGGTCGAGGAAGTACGCCCACACCGGGTAGCCGCCGAGCCCCGCGCCGTCGCCCCCGAGCGTCACGAACCCCCAGAGGCTCACCAGCGTCGGCGCGCCGTCGCCAGGGACGACCGCCATGGGAATCGCGAGCAGCGCGGCGACGAGGAGCCACTCGACGCGGCCGCTGGTCGGTGCCGCCGGGCGCGACGCGGACAGCGACTCCGAGTTCGCTCTCCGGGACGACTCCGACGCCGACTCCCGACCACCGTCCGGTCTCGCCATACGGGCGGTTCGACGCCCGGGAGTAAGTATGGTCGGGGAGTCGAATCGGCCGGCGCGAGGTCATGTCCCCGTCAGGGGTAATTCGTTCCCGCCCGTACCGCGCGTGTCAGTGACCCACGACTGAAGTCGTTGGCTTGTCAGTGGACTCCCCTTCTGCCGTCGAATCGACGGAGGCGATAAATTCGCCGTTCAGGTTCAGTGTCCCTGACGTCAGCGCACACTGACAGGGTGCGCCTCCACTCGAAGACTTCTGCCCCGAGCGGAGACGTTTCAATAGTTTCCGAGCAATGTTCTTGCTCGCGTTATAGTCCGCGTTCAGCTGGTAGTCGCACTTCTGACACGCGAACTGGTGTTTCGAGCGCCGATTCCTCTCGTGTGTAAAGCCGCACTTCGAACACCGCTGGATCGTGTACGCCGGACTCACCTTCTCGACTTTGATATCGAGCGTCTCGGTTTTGTACTCGACGTACTCGTATAATCGGCGGAACGCCCACGCGTGGAACCGCTTCGCACGAGCCATCCGATCGCGGATATCGGTCAGATTCTCGAACGCGATGTGCGTACATTCGTGGTCGTGAGCTTCGTCGAGAATCTGGTTCGAAGCACGATGGAGTTCGTCTTTCATCCAGCGGTGTTCTCGGTCGTCCATCGACTGGATCGACAGGTGGGCCGACCGCGTGCCCGTCTGTCGCATTGACCCGCGGGTCTTCTTGAATTCGCGGCGTCGATGGTTCATCTCGTCGGCTTTCCCGATGAACGCACCCGTAGAAGTCACCGCGAGCGAGCCGCCCACGTTCAGATCAACGCCAAGGACTGTTCTGTGCTCGGCGTTAGAAACAGCCGTCGACTGCTCGTGTTCGTCTGTGGTACGGCGCATACGCGCGTGGAGGTAGAACGACTCGCTCGAGCGGTCGTACTGAAGCGTGGACATCCGGAACTCGTACTCCTCGTTCAGTAGGTACTCGCCAATCGGTGTTCCTGTCGGATCGTCAGGAAGTACGTACTCACACTCGACGCGCCCGTTCACCGTGGAAAGGGACACGTGGTCGCGGTGAAACGTCGCACTTCGTTTGTCGTAGACGACGCTCCACGCGTCAAAGTGCGGTTGACTGGTGGTTTCGCCTTTCTTGAGTCGAGCAATACCGCTTTTTGTGGCTTCGATAGCGCGTCGAATCCCTTTTTGAACGAGGTTCGCTGTCAGATCTGTTTCGTTGCGAAGTCGCTCGTAAAGCGCGTTTTCGGCTCGTTGTTTCGACGTGACACAATGTTCGTCCGGGTATCTCCACGCCCAGGCTGCGGTCGTGTTCGCACAGTGGAGGAACTGCTTTTTCGTCTGATGGAGGTTGTCGCACCGCTCGTCGGGTACGTCAAGCTTGACTTTGACGGTGCGGACCACATCCTCCATCTGTATTTCACATGTTAATATATTTATTTATAACTTCTACGGCTGGTGCCGGGGAGTCAGGTTGCTATCGACCGTGATTTGTTGCGAAAGTTGGCGGGTTCCTCCTACGATTAAAGTCGTGGGGCCCCTCGTTGTTACTCTGTGAACACGAACGACGGCGGCCATCACGACGCGGCGGTCGACGCGCTGGCGGCCCGCGAGTACGAGCGCGCGGGGAACCGCTACACGCGCGGGGGACGGCGCGTGCTCGCGGACCCGCGGCCCGACCTGGACCCCTTCGAGCCGGACGAGAAGGGATGGATCGGACAGGGGCTCCAACAGTTGCTCGCGGCCGCGGTCGCGTACCGCGTCGCGGGCGTCGGCGAGCGCGCGGGCCGACGCGCGGCCGAGGGGATCGCCGCGGCGCGCGACTTCCAGTCGGTCCTCGACGAGCCGGGACAGACGGCCTGCCTCGCGGAGTTCGTCGCCGACTTCCGGGTCGCAGGCGGGCTTGGCGGCGCGGGCGATGCGTACGACGCCGCCGCCGAGCGCTACCAGACTGCCGGGGACGCGGTCGACTCCCCGCAGGCGCTCGCGACGACGCCGCTGTTCGAGGCCGCGGCCGCGACGATCAAGCAGGTCGCGCGGGGACAGGCAGACGGCGAGATAGCGATCAAGTGGGAGGATCTTCACGGGCCGGACCCGAGCTGGCCGGGCGAGTTCCTCGCGCACCGCGCCCGGTTCAAGAAGCAGCGGTTCCCCGGGCTGGTCGAGCGCGCGGTCGACGACGGTCACCTGGCCGCCCCGCGGGGGACGACCGAGTACAACAACGACACCCACCGGTGCCCGAACTGCGGGTCGACCCACGTGAACTGGGCGGGGACCGGGATCCTCTGTCTGCGCTGTTCGACGCCGACGGCGGAGAAGTAACGCGCGGCGAGCGCGCCGCCGTCAGCTCAGCAGGCTCTCGCCGTCGAACTCGTCGTCGGCCTCGACGTCCAGCAGGTCGAGGACGGTGGGCGTCACGTCGAAGAGGTTCGCGTCGGACAGGTCGAGGTCGGGGTCGGTCGAGTACAGCAGCGAGTTCTCGAACTTGTGCATCCCGTTGCGCGGGCCCTCGGTGAAGACGGCCTCCTTGCCGGCGAAGCCGGACTTGAGGTCGAACCCGTCCGCGGGGATGACGACGAGGTCGGGGGCAATATCGTCGTGGGCGCCGTCGAAGACGGTCTCGCCTTTCACGATCCGCTTACACACCTGCCGGCCGTCGGGCCCGGTGAGCGATTCGAGGTCGTCGATGAGCTCCTCGCGGGTCGCCTCGTACTCGGACTCGGGGACGACGCCGTTCGGCTCGCGGCCCTCTACGTTGAGGTAGAAGCGGCCGGGGATGAGCGAGTACGCGCGCGTCTCGTCGTCGATGTCGGTGAGCGCGTCGTGGTCGTCGTCCGCGTAGGAGAGCCACCCCTCGTCGGCGAGGAACTGGTTACAGTTCACCTCCCACTCCAGTCGAGTGAACCCGTGGTCGGAGGCGACGATCAGGGTGGTGTCGTCGTCGAGCGAGTCGCGGATCTCGCCGATGTAGCCGTCGAGCTTGCGGTAGAACTCGAGAAACTCGTCGGCGTACTCGCCGTCGGTCGCGTAGTCGCCGAAGAGGAAGTGGTTCACTCGGTCGGTGCTCATGAACACGCCGAAGAAGAGGTCCCAGTCGTCCTGGTCGAGGTAGTGGGAGAAGGCGTCGTAGCGGGCGTCCAGCGTCGCGTGCGCGTTCTCGATGAACTCCGTCTTGTCGTCGTCGTGGCCGAGCTTGGCGTTCACGTCGATCCTGTAGTCGAAGCCGTCGAGCGTCTCGCGAAGGTCCTCGTCGCTCGTCGCGGCATCGAGATCCGGCGAGAGGAACCCGGAGACCATCCGCTGGACCCGCGTCGACGGCGGGAACGTGACGGGGACGTTGAGGACGGTCGCGTCGCGCCCGGCGTCGGTGACGCGGTCCCACAGGCGGGTCGCCTTCACGTGGCGCCCGAGCGGGACGTACGTCTCGTAGGAGTCGACCTCGCGGTCCTGGAAGCCGTACACGCCCGTCGAGCCGGGGTTCTGCCCGGTCGTGAGGCTCGGCCAGCACGCGCTCGACTCGGGCGGGACGATGCTCTCCAAGCGCCCCCCGGAACCGGTCTCGGCGATGTCGGTCAGGTTCTCGAAGACGTCGGGGTGGTCCTCGACGAGGTCGAGCGGTACGCCGTCGATCCCGAGGAAGACGACGCGCTCGTCGTCGTCGCCGCGGAGCCGGTCGAACAGACCCATGGGCGACGGTTCCGGGGCGGCCGGCATATCCCTTGTGTTCCGCTGGACCGCCGCGGCGGCCGCCGACCGCGGGACCGACTCCCGCGGGCGCTCGCAATTCAGAAAGCCTATTCGTCTCGGCGGCGACTGCTACGGCGTATGAGCGACGACTTCCCGGCGAGCGTCGACGTCGATTACACCGACGGCGAGGGGGAAACTCCGGACGACTACCCGTCGATCCAGCACAAAATCGAGAAG includes the following:
- the aroC gene encoding chorismate synthase, whose translation is MNGNRFGRLFQLTTYGESHGDAMGVTVSGVPAGVELDEEAIQAQLDRRKPGQSMITTSRGEPDEVVVNSGVQDGYTTGTPIGMVIQNKDARSGKYEPYVTAPRPSHGDYTYSAKFGTRNWGGGGRSSARETVNWVAAGAVAEQVLDASDHDVQIKAHVNRIGEVEADPVSFEQLLERSEENDVRCADPDAAAEMQELIEEYQEKGDSIGGSIYFECRGVPRGLGAPRFDGFPSRLGQAMFSIPATTGVEFGLGKGAVDVTGSERNEDWTFDDGESFEHVESDEGDPVPVGNDHGGLQGGITTGEPIYGEATWHAPTSIPKKQRSADWETGEEKEIQVVGRHDPVLPPRAVPVVEAMLYCTVLDFMLLGGRINPDRVDGNPGQYDTEYHPSSPRNE
- a CDS encoding ZIP family metal transporter, which encodes MTTLPALLGVTTVAGLATGLGALPVFFRSKVTHRVYDAALGLAAGLMVAASVFGLIIPGLEEGTLSAVMIGVFLGGIVLLGGNYAIPHLHAQYREWLPEGGATGDDAESMRTGESGRPTAGDDDEDAVDEAAADPAESDAAAREVTLRKALLIGGAITLHNAPEGLAIGVAFASGLEEVALLLAVVIGLQNVPDGFAFAVPMADTGMSNARVLWYTTLSGVVPQVAASAFGFTLVSVAAGLFPVSSGFAAGAMLAVVFRELIPSSHGHGHADAATGAFLVGFVLLVVVDAVVVV
- a CDS encoding TIGR04206 family protein, with protein sequence MARPDGGRESASESSRRANSESLSASRPAAPTSGRVEWLLVAALLAIPMAVVPGDGAPTLVSLWGFVTLGGDGAGLGGYPVWAYFLDQPRPFATLPPSIRAWPLALGFHLLAAGSATSGVALGREDRRVTGGLLVLAAAAALWVAAGLGVRFGVGTTVGWFSVLPASAAATLLVAGWAYGGDLRGIAVR
- a CDS encoding RNA-guided endonuclease InsQ/TnpB family protein; the encoded protein is MEDVVRTVKVKLDVPDERCDNLHQTKKQFLHCANTTAAWAWRYPDEHCVTSKQRAENALYERLRNETDLTANLVQKGIRRAIEATKSGIARLKKGETTSQPHFDAWSVVYDKRSATFHRDHVSLSTVNGRVECEYVLPDDPTGTPIGEYLLNEEYEFRMSTLQYDRSSESFYLHARMRRTTDEHEQSTAVSNAEHRTVLGVDLNVGGSLAVTSTGAFIGKADEMNHRRREFKKTRGSMRQTGTRSAHLSIQSMDDREHRWMKDELHRASNQILDEAHDHECTHIAFENLTDIRDRMARAKRFHAWAFRRLYEYVEYKTETLDIKVEKVSPAYTIQRCSKCGFTHERNRRSKHQFACQKCDYQLNADYNASKNIARKLLKRLRSGQKSSSGGAPCQCALTSGTLNLNGEFIASVDSTAEGESTDKPTTSVVGH
- a CDS encoding alkaline phosphatase family protein produces the protein MGLFDRLRGDDDERVVFLGIDGVPLDLVEDHPDVFENLTDIAETGSGGRLESIVPPESSACWPSLTTGQNPGSTGVYGFQDREVDSYETYVPLGRHVKATRLWDRVTDAGRDATVLNVPVTFPPSTRVQRMVSGFLSPDLDAATSDEDLRETLDGFDYRIDVNAKLGHDDDKTEFIENAHATLDARYDAFSHYLDQDDWDLFFGVFMSTDRVNHFLFGDYATDGEYADEFLEFYRKLDGYIGEIRDSLDDDTTLIVASDHGFTRLEWEVNCNQFLADEGWLSYADDDHDALTDIDDETRAYSLIPGRFYLNVEGREPNGVVPESEYEATREELIDDLESLTGPDGRQVCKRIVKGETVFDGAHDDIAPDLVVIPADGFDLKSGFAGKEAVFTEGPRNGMHKFENSLLYSTDPDLDLSDANLFDVTPTVLDLLDVEADDEFDGESLLS